From one Asterias amurensis chromosome 14, ASM3211899v1 genomic stretch:
- the LOC139947307 gene encoding uncharacterized protein, producing MKSVVPFTAAILALVFYDASATETSCTIGSIVKGSIFLPYQQHALIGHTFQNQSGTGRIKCMMLCWRQSRCMSFNHNDISGICQLNDASKEEFPESYKQDDGFSYFGDSSNEAEPLPEETTMTTKTNQESTTTQTQTATPKTTTRAYKETATTQTQSATTTMTTKADQETATTQTQTLTTTMTTKTEQGTPQAQAATTEHITEVPVELSTTPIFDTTSAEAVDTEGPTVYCPEDLFGLTNDSDTPASIWWWTSANDNEVNYYPVTCSDDAEGMAVVSGDLFKAGTTNVTCTAWDAAGNPGHCTFLITVTVCNMTRLGMESGAIADNQINASHVLNDDYANYGPTLARFNGNGSWCGTPYINAWIQVDLGRTVDIYGLIIQGRYQSDEYVRTFYLSYGDDENTLVHMWGDWYAKEYRSEQTTDGYGGLVSVQTASQRMIQSRLIRVTPQDWTGAVCMRFEIISCN from the exons ATGAAAAGTGTTGTACCTTTCACCGCCGCGATACTCGCATTGGTGTTCTACGATGCATCAGCGACTGAGACGAGTTGCACCATCGGATCTATAGTAAAAGGGAGCATTTTCCTACCATACCAGCAACACGCACTGATCGGTCATACGTTTCAAAATCAATCAGGGACGGGTCGGATCAAGTGTATGATGCTTTGCTGGAGGCAAAGTCGCTGTATGTCATTCAATCACAATGACATCAGTGGCATCTGTCAGCTCAACGACGCCAGCAAGGAGGAATTCCCAGAGAGTTACAAGCAAGATGATGGTTTTTCATACTTCGGTGACTCATCAAATGAAGCCGAACCACTCCCTGAAGAAACGACGATGACAACCAAGACAAATCAAGAAAGTACTACCACCCAAACACAAACAGCGACACCGAAGACGACAACCAGAGCATACAAAGAAACAGCTACCACCCAAACCCAATCAGCAACCACGACGATGACAACCAAAGCAGACCAAGAAACAGCTACAACCCAGACCCAAACACTAACAACGACGATGACAACCAAGACAGAACAAGGAACACCCCAAGCCCAAGCGGCAACAACTGAACAT ATCACCGAAGTACCTGTGGAACTTTCAACAACACCAATATTCGACACAACTTCAGCAGAAGCAG TCGATACTGAAGGTCCTACAGTGTACTGCCCCGAAGATCTGTTCGGCTTAACCAACGACAGCGATACTCCCGCTTCTATTTGGTGGTGGACGTCTGCGAATGACAACGAGGTAAACTACTACCCTGTCACTTGCAGCGACGACGCCGAAGGTATGGCTGTCGTTTCGGGTGACCTCTTCAAAGCAGGTACCACCAACGTCACTTGTACGGCGTGGGATGCAGCCGGTAACCCTGGACACTGTACATTCCTAATAACTGTGACAG TTTGCAACATGACTCGCCTCGGTATGGAAAGTGGCGCCATAGCCGACAATCAGATTAATGCATCCCACGTCTTGAACGACGACTACGCAAACTACGGACCAACACTAGCTAGGTTTAACGGCAATG GTTCTTGGTGTGGAACGCCGTATATTAACGCATGGATTCAGGTGGATTTGGGCCGCACGGTGGACATCTACGGCCTGATCATCCAGGGCCGTTACCAATCAGACGAATACGTGAGGACTTTTTATCTAAGCTATGGAGATGATGAAAACACATTGGTGCATATGTGGGGTGACTGGTATGCAAAG GAATATCGTTCCGAACAGACAACTGATGGTTACGGAGGATTGGTCTCCGTCCAGACCGCATCACAGAGAATGATCCAATCAAGACTCATCCGCGTTACTCCCCAGGATTGGACTGGAGCGGTATGCATGCGATTCGAAATCATCAGCTGCAATTGA